A single window of Gammaproteobacteria bacterium DNA harbors:
- a CDS encoding glycosyltransferase family 4 protein, which translates to MKIIYNLDCIRAPMTGIGYYTQNMVLAMIHHYPEVEIIACRHNILLSKQEILEVCSQFTEAPKKAPAWKGALIEIINQFAFARTIIQWQYNCRHYFKLKKLTKDYLYHEPNFVFLPHDGYKILTIHDISMFSCPEFLPKGRAKFLQQQMRRGMQKADALIVSCQFIKDQTVSLLNIPEKKIHIIPPGANENFMPRPKNEVQVCLEKFSLVYKQFLLCVATLEPRKNLIRLINAYQTLPNSMQKKYPLVLVGNKGWLYEELLTLINESQSSTILLLRYVDEKTLFHLYSAAKAFVYPSLYEGFGLPVLEAMQSGLPVITSNVSSLPEVCGKAGILVNPLNESEIALAMEEILTANDAIYTDQVQRSLTQAKKFSWENFSKKLFDVYKKINHTPP; encoded by the coding sequence ATGAAAATTATCTATAACCTTGACTGTATTCGCGCACCGATGACAGGCATAGGGTATTACACACAAAACATGGTTTTGGCGATGATTCATCACTATCCGGAGGTAGAAATCATTGCTTGCCGTCATAACATCTTACTGTCTAAACAAGAAATTCTTGAAGTATGCTCACAATTTACCGAGGCGCCAAAAAAAGCTCCTGCATGGAAAGGGGCGCTCATTGAAATAATTAATCAGTTTGCTTTTGCGCGCACCATCATTCAATGGCAGTATAACTGTCGACATTATTTCAAGCTTAAAAAACTGACTAAAGACTATCTTTATCACGAGCCTAATTTCGTTTTTCTTCCGCATGATGGATATAAAATTTTAACCATTCACGACATTTCAATGTTTTCTTGCCCAGAATTTCTTCCCAAAGGCCGCGCAAAATTTCTGCAACAGCAAATGCGGCGCGGCATGCAAAAAGCAGATGCACTAATCGTCTCATGTCAGTTTATTAAAGATCAAACAGTTTCCCTGCTTAACATTCCTGAAAAAAAAATACATATTATTCCTCCAGGTGCCAACGAAAATTTCATGCCAAGACCAAAAAATGAAGTACAGGTTTGTCTTGAAAAATTCTCATTAGTTTACAAACAATTTCTACTTTGTGTTGCCACACTAGAGCCTAGAAAAAATCTTATTCGATTAATTAACGCTTACCAAACACTACCCAACAGCATGCAGAAAAAATATCCGCTGGTATTGGTTGGAAATAAAGGATGGCTATACGAAGAATTGTTAACCTTAATCAATGAAAGCCAATCATCAACCATTTTGTTATTACGTTACGTAGATGAAAAAACACTTTTTCATCTTTACTCAGCGGCTAAAGCATTTGTTTATCCTTCACTGTACGAAGGTTTTGGACTTCCTGTTTTAGAAGCAATGCAATCTGGCCTCCCAGTCATCACTTCTAATGTTAGTAGTCTGCCAGAAGTTTGTGGGAAAGCGGGTATATTAGTCAACCCGCTCAATGAATCTGAAATTGCCCTTGCCATGGAAGAAATACTCACCGCCAATGATGCAATATACACAGACCAAGTACAGCGCTCACTTACACAAGCAAAAAAATTCTCATGGGAAAATTTTTCTAAAAAATTATTCGATGTTTATAAGAAAATCAATCATACACCGCCTTAA
- a CDS encoding glycosyltransferase family 4 protein: MSKKLHICIDGLNLSLMKPTGIATYARNLGARLHDMDFKVSVLFDKRLDERAPEILYESTFYEAINKLSEKERRPRQSFIHYALIPFYFLKSISYFIRSPLAKEHTFSGVVEQESMKTRLPVFDTMYNSWGIYRLAQCYFLMFGKLLPIRLHPTPDVMHWTCPIPARVVGAKNYYTIHDIIPLRLPYATQDNKKFFHDMLLQIIKSADKLITVSEFSKKDIVTHLKVSQEKVINTYQDVCLSDAWSSDKISFSINQLRAQFNLLPQEYFLFVGAIEPKKNVVRLLEAYLSANVTQKLIVVGSLAWQSDKEQELFKQHQERVLYLSYVSSDALSILLRHARALVFPSIFEGFGLPVIEAMSLGLPVITSNVSSLPEIAGNSAYFVNPHNVGEIAVAIHRLSTDDALCSSLSEKGKERVKFFSSEAYAERLKAVYD; this comes from the coding sequence GTGAGTAAGAAATTACATATTTGCATTGATGGGTTAAATTTGTCCTTAATGAAGCCAACAGGCATTGCCACTTATGCTCGAAATCTTGGCGCTCGTCTACATGATATGGATTTTAAAGTCAGTGTTTTATTTGATAAAAGACTGGATGAAAGGGCTCCTGAAATACTGTATGAGTCGACTTTCTACGAAGCAATTAACAAACTTTCTGAGAAAGAGCGGAGACCGCGACAGAGTTTTATACATTACGCTTTGATTCCTTTCTATTTCTTAAAGAGCATTTCTTACTTCATTAGGTCTCCATTGGCCAAGGAACATACATTTTCTGGCGTTGTTGAGCAAGAAAGCATGAAAACCAGGCTCCCTGTTTTTGATACTATGTATAATAGTTGGGGCATATATCGATTAGCGCAATGCTATTTTTTGATGTTTGGAAAATTATTACCGATACGATTGCATCCGACTCCTGATGTTATGCACTGGACCTGCCCAATTCCTGCGCGCGTTGTCGGCGCTAAAAATTATTACACGATACATGACATCATTCCGTTGCGGCTGCCATATGCGACTCAAGATAATAAAAAATTTTTCCACGATATGTTATTGCAGATTATCAAGTCTGCTGATAAGTTGATTACGGTTTCCGAGTTCTCAAAAAAAGATATTGTCACTCATCTTAAGGTTTCTCAGGAGAAAGTGATTAATACTTATCAAGATGTGTGTTTGTCAGATGCTTGGTCGTCAGATAAAATATCTTTTTCGATTAACCAACTACGAGCACAATTTAATTTATTGCCACAAGAGTACTTTTTATTTGTTGGAGCGATTGAGCCCAAGAAGAACGTGGTGCGTTTATTAGAAGCATATTTAAGCGCTAATGTAACGCAGAAGCTGATTGTTGTTGGGTCCTTGGCATGGCAGTCTGATAAAGAACAGGAGTTGTTTAAGCAACATCAAGAGCGCGTTCTTTATTTAAGCTATGTTTCAAGTGATGCTCTCAGTATTCTATTGCGACATGCACGCGCGTTAGTTTTTCCTTCTATTTTTGAGGGTTTTGGATTGCCAGTGATTGAAGCGATGTCGCTAGGATTGCCTGTAATTACTTCTAATGTCAGTAGCCTGCCAGAGATTGCAGGGAATTCTGCGTACTTTGTGAATCCTCATAATGTTGGTGAAATTGCAGTGGCAATTCATCGCTTGTCGACAGATGATGCATTGTGTTCGTCACTTTCTGAAAAAGGCAAAGAGCGTGTAAAGTTTTTTAGTAGTGAAGCGTATGCTGAGCGTCTTAAGGCGGTGTATGATTGA
- a CDS encoding mannose-1-phosphate guanylyltransferase/mannose-6-phosphate isomerase — translation MLLGAPLIIPVILSGGSGTRLWPSSRALYPKQLLALASEYSMLQETVLRLSGFEGVSAPIFICNQEHRFIIAEQLQQIGISDAKLILEPEPKNTAPAALIAALYAQQEYGEDVTLLVLPADHLIRDVASFQQAVDIAVAIAKQGYLVTFGVKPLHPETGYGYIRYGESLANQVYSVDSFVEKPNETKANEYLLEGNYLWNSGMFVFLAAEYQREMQQYAPAITSACQLALKSARSDLDFVRLDGEAFALCPSDSIDYAVMEKTKKAAVVSLNAKWSDLGSWSSLWEAMPKDKNDNVLVGDVLTHNVTDCYIRAEHKLVAAVGIKNHVIIETDDAILVVDKNNTQDVKEIVKNLQLQKRFEHHAHSIVYRPWGSYQSLDMGKNFQVKRICVKPGAKLSLQMHYHRAEHWIVVKGTAKVVRGEDSFILTENQSTYISIGQKHRLENPTLLPLEIIEVQSGNYLGEDDIVRFEDDYQRK, via the coding sequence ATGTTATTAGGAGCTCCCTTGATTATCCCTGTTATATTGTCTGGTGGTTCTGGTACGCGCTTGTGGCCAAGTTCGCGTGCTTTGTATCCCAAGCAACTGTTAGCATTGGCTTCAGAATACAGTATGTTGCAAGAAACAGTGCTTAGGCTGTCTGGTTTTGAAGGAGTTTCTGCTCCTATCTTTATTTGTAATCAAGAGCACCGTTTTATTATTGCGGAGCAACTGCAACAGATTGGTATTTCAGATGCAAAATTAATTTTAGAGCCAGAACCAAAAAATACTGCACCCGCAGCGCTTATAGCCGCACTTTATGCGCAGCAGGAGTATGGCGAAGATGTTACATTGTTGGTGTTACCTGCGGACCACTTGATTCGTGATGTTGCTAGTTTCCAACAAGCGGTTGATATTGCGGTTGCAATTGCAAAGCAAGGATACTTGGTGACGTTTGGTGTAAAACCTCTACATCCAGAGACCGGATACGGATATATCCGATATGGTGAGTCGCTAGCGAATCAGGTTTATTCTGTGGATAGCTTTGTTGAGAAGCCGAATGAAACAAAAGCAAACGAGTATCTTTTAGAAGGAAATTATTTATGGAATAGCGGTATGTTTGTATTTCTCGCCGCTGAATATCAAAGGGAAATGCAACAATACGCACCAGCAATTACCTCTGCTTGTCAATTAGCTTTGAAGTCCGCTCGAAGTGATTTAGATTTTGTAAGATTAGATGGAGAAGCTTTTGCGCTATGTCCTTCAGACTCCATTGACTATGCTGTTATGGAAAAAACAAAAAAAGCTGCAGTTGTTTCGTTGAATGCGAAATGGAGCGACTTAGGTTCCTGGTCGTCTTTATGGGAGGCAATGCCAAAAGATAAAAATGACAATGTATTGGTGGGTGATGTGTTGACGCACAATGTGACAGATTGTTATATACGTGCGGAACATAAATTAGTTGCCGCTGTTGGAATAAAAAACCATGTCATCATTGAGACAGATGATGCCATTTTGGTTGTTGATAAAAATAACACGCAAGATGTAAAAGAGATTGTAAAAAATTTACAACTGCAAAAACGCTTTGAACATCATGCGCATAGCATTGTTTATAGGCCTTGGGGAAGTTATCAATCTTTAGACATGGGAAAAAATTTTCAAGTGAAACGAATTTGCGTTAAGCCTGGCGCTAAACTTTCTTTACAAATGCACTATCATCGTGCAGAGCATTGGATTGTTGTTAAGGGGACTGCAAAAGTTGTGCGTGGCGAAGACAGTTTTATTTTGACAGAAAATCAATCGACATACATTTCTATTGGGCAGAAACATCGGCTAGAAAATCCCACGTTACTGCCTTTAGAGATCATTGAAGTGCAGTCTGGTAATTACCTGGGTGAAGATGATATCGTGAGATTTGAAGATGATTACCAAAGAAAATAG
- a CDS encoding ABC transporter ATP-binding protein produces MRIVSEIIVSLKNVGLCYKKRFSLKKRKSNTYWALQDINLEISHGESIGICGRNGAGKSTLLRVLAGIVSPSRGMITIAEGVRSGLLTLQSGFNPYLNGVDNAILKGLYMGMKKEYIQSKMNEIIELSGLGVAFYNPIETYSSGMAARLGFAVNYFCMPDLLLIDETLSVGDKQFKQKSKLLIRELIQSNKTVVIVSHDEEVLASLTSKIYTLEEGVLTF; encoded by the coding sequence TTGCGCATAGTGAGCGAAATCATTGTTTCTCTAAAAAACGTAGGCTTGTGTTATAAAAAGCGTTTTTCACTTAAAAAAAGAAAGTCTAATACTTATTGGGCGCTGCAAGATATCAATTTAGAAATTTCTCATGGCGAATCTATTGGTATTTGCGGACGAAATGGCGCTGGTAAATCGACATTGCTTAGAGTATTAGCAGGCATAGTTTCCCCTAGTAGAGGGATGATTACTATTGCTGAAGGGGTTCGTTCAGGATTATTAACGTTGCAATCAGGATTCAATCCTTATTTGAATGGAGTAGATAATGCTATTCTAAAGGGGTTGTATATGGGCATGAAAAAAGAATATATCCAAAGTAAAATGAACGAAATCATAGAGCTTTCAGGTCTAGGCGTTGCTTTTTATAATCCTATAGAGACCTATTCTTCCGGAATGGCGGCTCGTTTAGGTTTTGCGGTTAATTATTTTTGTATGCCGGATCTGTTGCTAATTGACGAAACTCTCAGTGTTGGTGACAAGCAGTTTAAACAAAAATCAAAGTTGCTTATTCGTGAGCTTATTCAATCCAATAAAACCGTGGTCATTGTGAGTCATGATGAAGAGGTTTTGGCTTCCTTGACAAGCAAAATTTACACTTTAGAAGAAGGGGTGCTAACTTTTTAG
- a CDS encoding glycosyltransferase, whose protein sequence is MKTAIVVDWLVVYAGAERVIEQMIACFPDADVFAVVDFLPEKQRAFLQGKTVITTMIQRLPFAKRWYRHYLPLMPLAIEQLDLSAYDLVLSSSHAVAKGVITGPDQRHISYVHSPMRYAWDLQHQYLQESNLDQGLKSWITRYLLHRLRLWDYASAARVDEFLCNSHYIARRIERVYRRSAAVIYPPVNIENCIFSAKKENFYVTASRMVPYKKMTLIAQAFKAMPEKRLVMIGDGPELERVKAVGANNVEILGYQETSSLMSYLSRARAFVFAGMEDFGITLVEALACGTPVIAFGQGGATEIVQDGSQGSAANGVLYSQQTVAAIIDAVQRFEQTSFCAEACAESAKKFSVNQFTEQLRDFVSHAVQKKLH, encoded by the coding sequence ATGAAAACTGCCATCGTTGTCGATTGGCTGGTGGTTTACGCTGGTGCGGAGCGTGTCATTGAGCAAATGATCGCGTGTTTCCCAGACGCGGATGTATTTGCAGTGGTTGATTTTTTGCCAGAAAAGCAGCGGGCTTTTTTGCAAGGTAAAACAGTCATCACTACTATGATACAGCGATTACCATTTGCTAAACGTTGGTATAGGCATTATCTGCCATTAATGCCTTTGGCGATTGAGCAACTGGATTTATCTGCATATGACCTGGTGTTATCCAGTTCGCATGCGGTAGCGAAAGGCGTCATCACCGGCCCGGATCAACGACATATCAGTTATGTGCATTCGCCTATGCGTTATGCTTGGGATTTGCAGCACCAATATTTACAGGAATCCAATTTAGACCAGGGATTAAAGTCATGGATAACGCGTTACTTATTACATCGCTTGCGATTATGGGATTATGCCAGCGCAGCCAGAGTAGACGAATTTTTGTGTAACTCACATTATATTGCCCGGCGCATTGAGCGTGTGTATAGACGATCAGCCGCCGTTATTTATCCGCCAGTCAATATAGAAAACTGCATTTTTTCAGCGAAAAAAGAAAATTTTTATGTCACAGCTTCACGCATGGTGCCTTATAAAAAGATGACGCTGATTGCTCAAGCGTTTAAAGCGATGCCAGAAAAACGTTTAGTAATGATTGGTGATGGTCCAGAGTTAGAGCGGGTGAAGGCAGTAGGGGCGAATAATGTCGAGATTCTAGGTTATCAGGAAACGTCGTCATTAATGAGTTATTTATCTAGGGCGCGAGCTTTTGTGTTTGCAGGAATGGAAGATTTTGGCATCACCTTAGTTGAAGCGCTAGCCTGTGGCACGCCAGTTATTGCGTTTGGCCAGGGAGGCGCTACAGAAATAGTACAGGATGGTAGTCAAGGATCTGCTGCAAACGGCGTGCTTTATTCGCAGCAAACAGTTGCAGCCATTATTGATGCTGTGCAGCGTTTTGAGCAAACTTCTTTTTGTGCAGAAGCTTGTGCAGAAAGTGCGAAAAAATTTAGTGTTAATCAGTTCACAGAACAATTAAGAGATTTTGTCAGTCATGCAGTACAAAAAAAGCTCCATTAA
- a CDS encoding ABC transporter permease, whose amino-acid sequence MITKENSESEESAISERQRHRAKWRHYWELLWFKTYMDLKIETQITYLGFFWWFLEPVFFLFIYYYIFAIILKTRTPHFIEFLFVGVVAWRWFAPAMSRSCRSIKSQARLMREIYVSKLIFPASVVLNDAFKFAIIFFILLTFLTVFHNKPNLLWLAVVPNFICQLTIIFGYSFCFAALTPFIPDFPLVIQTFTFALMMVSGIFFDVLAAPPHLAYMLQLNPIADVLINYRLPLINHQSPQWGYMLYTFVFGCVLNVIGIYFIRKNERVFSKVCA is encoded by the coding sequence ATGATTACCAAAGAAAATAGTGAATCTGAAGAATCAGCGATCTCGGAGCGTCAACGTCATCGCGCAAAATGGCGTCACTACTGGGAGTTGCTGTGGTTTAAGACGTATATGGATTTAAAAATTGAAACCCAAATTACTTATTTGGGTTTCTTTTGGTGGTTTCTGGAGCCAGTTTTTTTTCTATTTATTTATTATTATATTTTTGCAATCATTTTAAAAACACGAACACCTCACTTTATTGAATTTCTATTTGTAGGGGTTGTTGCTTGGCGTTGGTTTGCGCCAGCAATGAGCCGTTCTTGTCGTTCTATCAAGTCGCAGGCAAGATTAATGCGTGAAATTTACGTTTCTAAACTGATATTTCCCGCTAGCGTGGTATTAAATGACGCATTTAAATTTGCAATTATTTTTTTTATATTGCTCACTTTTTTGACGGTTTTTCATAATAAACCAAACTTATTGTGGCTTGCCGTTGTGCCTAATTTTATTTGCCAGCTGACTATTATTTTTGGTTATAGTTTTTGTTTCGCTGCATTGACTCCTTTTATCCCTGACTTTCCTCTTGTTATACAAACATTCACATTTGCTTTGATGATGGTTTCAGGTATTTTTTTTGATGTGTTAGCAGCTCCGCCACATTTGGCTTATATGTTGCAACTTAATCCTATCGCCGATGTATTGATTAATTATCGCTTGCCTTTAATTAACCATCAATCTCCGCAGTGGGGGTATATGTTGTATACGTTTGTGTTTGGCTGCGTTTTGAATGTTATTGGAATTTATTTCATCCGAAAAAATGAACGCGTTTTTTCTAAGGTTTGCGCATAG
- a CDS encoding ATP-binding protein: protein MERPLYFSQIQQAYATSKVVALLGPRQCGKTTLARQYFNAQLGSPEHYFDLENPRDLARLSEPLLALENLSGLIVIDEIQRSPELFPLLRFLSDQEHKQRQFLILGSASRELIKQSSESLAGRIHYIEMTPFSLNEADDVNRLWLQGGFPLSYLAKTEQESYAWREQYIRTFLEQDIPALGISIPAQQLRRFWMMLAHYHGQLVNYSELSNSLDISQHKVKHYLDILSGTFMIRQLSPWHENISKRQVKAKKIYIRDSGIFHSLLGIENNAQLITTPKIGASWEGFALETVIRCQKIDEHDAYFWATHANAELDLLIMKGQSRIGYEFKYTQSPKISKSMRIALEDLKLDQLTIIHPGEGHSYRLSEKIHVQSLQSLIEALKS from the coding sequence ATGGAAAGGCCGCTCTACTTTTCTCAAATTCAGCAAGCCTATGCTACCAGCAAGGTCGTCGCCCTATTGGGGCCACGCCAGTGCGGAAAAACCACCTTGGCGCGACAATATTTTAACGCACAACTAGGATCACCGGAGCATTACTTTGACCTTGAAAACCCTCGCGACCTAGCTCGATTATCAGAACCATTGCTTGCACTAGAAAACCTCTCTGGACTTATCGTAATTGATGAAATTCAAAGATCACCTGAATTATTTCCACTTCTACGTTTTTTATCTGACCAAGAACACAAACAGCGACAATTCTTAATTTTAGGAAGCGCCTCTAGAGAACTCATCAAGCAAAGCTCTGAATCACTTGCTGGCCGCATTCATTATATTGAGATGACTCCTTTTTCACTCAATGAAGCAGATGATGTCAATCGTTTGTGGTTGCAAGGTGGATTTCCATTATCTTATCTCGCAAAAACAGAGCAAGAAAGTTATGCATGGCGCGAACAATATATTCGAACCTTCCTTGAGCAAGACATTCCTGCATTAGGCATCTCCATCCCCGCTCAACAGTTGAGGCGCTTCTGGATGATGCTAGCGCATTATCACGGACAACTTGTTAATTACTCAGAATTGAGCAACTCTCTCGATATCTCACAACACAAAGTAAAACATTATCTCGATATTCTGTCAGGAACCTTCATGATTCGGCAATTATCCCCTTGGCACGAAAATATCTCTAAACGACAAGTCAAAGCGAAAAAAATTTATATTCGCGACTCAGGCATTTTTCATTCTCTTTTGGGTATTGAAAATAACGCGCAATTAATAACGACGCCCAAAATAGGCGCATCCTGGGAAGGATTTGCATTAGAGACAGTAATAAGATGCCAAAAAATTGATGAGCATGACGCCTATTTCTGGGCAACTCATGCCAATGCTGAACTGGATTTGCTCATCATGAAAGGACAATCGCGCATAGGATATGAATTTAAATATACACAATCGCCCAAAATAAGTAAATCCATGCGCATAGCTCTCGAAGATTTAAAACTTGATCAACTGACAATTATTCACCCAGGCGAGGGTCATAGTTACCGTTTATCGGAAAAAATCCACGTACAAAGTTTGCAAAGTCTCATAGAGGCTCTAAAAAGTTAG
- a CDS encoding sulfotransferase family 2 domain-containing protein has product MRTYLSRMRGLTMYASILPKPIDNRKLHVPSPQEKFFNRHVFIHTHVEKCGGSTLVRHLRTLLGDQHVFDARSCKPVKTNKNTRYPELSKHLYDTRLLSGHLWYGTPLAKVFPKRKWSNSIIPLEIFPYFRKKPLYIASVRHPVDRLESFFRYLRTRPGHNAYNEGIKNNNFDQFIDILISKNSPKIKNGICSQLTRCHDSPNLLEKAKKSFDHNYLAVVPYNKTHELANMLADVLQRPRVENRIVNPSAENEKATPGKETLAFLEKNCQLDIQLYSYILNNYQVKLIKAKQQLCHLIYKERRSMECILSL; this is encoded by the coding sequence ATGCGAACTTATTTAAGTAGAATGCGCGGTTTAACAATGTATGCAAGCATTTTACCCAAACCAATAGATAACAGGAAACTACACGTGCCCTCACCACAGGAAAAATTTTTTAATCGACATGTTTTTATACATACGCATGTAGAAAAATGCGGGGGAAGCACATTAGTGCGACACTTACGCACATTACTTGGTGATCAGCATGTGTTTGATGCGAGATCTTGTAAACCAGTTAAAACAAATAAAAATACTCGCTATCCAGAGCTTAGCAAACACTTGTATGACACCAGACTACTGTCTGGACATCTTTGGTATGGCACCCCCTTGGCAAAAGTTTTTCCCAAAAGAAAATGGTCAAATAGCATAATTCCCCTAGAAATTTTTCCCTATTTTCGCAAAAAACCACTTTATATCGCCTCCGTGCGCCATCCTGTCGATAGGCTGGAATCTTTTTTTCGCTATTTAAGAACCAGACCCGGCCATAATGCATATAATGAAGGCATTAAAAATAACAATTTTGATCAGTTTATTGATATATTAATTTCAAAAAATAGCCCTAAAATAAAAAATGGCATCTGTTCACAGCTAACACGCTGCCACGACTCACCCAATCTGCTTGAAAAAGCCAAAAAGAGTTTTGATCATAATTATCTTGCTGTCGTCCCTTATAATAAAACTCATGAACTCGCCAACATGTTGGCCGATGTACTACAACGACCCAGAGTAGAAAACCGCATTGTGAATCCAAGCGCAGAAAACGAAAAAGCCACTCCTGGCAAAGAAACCTTGGCATTTTTGGAAAAAAACTGTCAACTTGATATTCAACTTTATTCTTATATTTTAAACAACTACCAAGTGAAGCTTATAAAAGCTAAACAACAACTATGTCATTTGATTTACAAAGAGCGCAGGAGTATGGAGTGCATCCTATCTTTATAA
- a CDS encoding sulfotransferase, with the protein MSFDLQRAQEYGVHPIFITGRFCSGTTFLWNFFNWSKHYCAYYEALHEGLLESIQYINPKKQHNGVSNYWEEYHSLTDLTRFYSSTFAFERLTLQESDSYEPLKNYLHYLTQKKDDRQIAIKLNRIDFRLPWIAKNFPDAKIINIKRNTRDSWKSSRTHLPKEYERDMFQFNAYGLVQLVISLDEHFPFIIDASTSSYHLHYFVSKLSELFARHHADTIIEFEKDIVENFDNFIEKIASTTCLNKSEISGYEKIKITPEAKKYSIEEVAWLENVEKECDSVLDHLGINNMSPQQILNAKFHTLYPEKRKIFSNELLASHYQLEKIRISLQGQLDIERETPLLKRIRLSLKRKLHKFRFSRQA; encoded by the coding sequence ATGTCATTTGATTTACAAAGAGCGCAGGAGTATGGAGTGCATCCTATCTTTATAACCGGTCGATTTTGTTCTGGAACCACTTTTTTGTGGAATTTCTTTAATTGGTCAAAGCATTATTGCGCATATTATGAAGCACTTCACGAAGGGTTATTAGAAAGCATTCAATATATTAATCCAAAAAAACAACATAACGGTGTTAGTAATTATTGGGAAGAATATCACTCGCTTACTGACTTGACTCGCTTTTATTCCTCAACATTTGCTTTCGAAAGATTGACTCTTCAAGAGAGCGACTCTTATGAGCCATTAAAAAACTATCTTCATTATTTAACTCAGAAAAAAGATGACAGACAGATTGCTATAAAACTCAACAGGATTGACTTTAGATTGCCATGGATAGCAAAAAACTTTCCTGATGCAAAAATTATTAATATAAAAAGAAATACTCGTGACTCTTGGAAATCTTCTCGAACACATCTTCCAAAAGAATATGAACGAGACATGTTTCAATTTAACGCCTATGGGCTTGTGCAACTAGTCATCTCTCTTGATGAACACTTCCCTTTTATTATTGATGCCAGCACTTCTTCTTATCACCTGCATTATTTTGTCTCAAAATTGAGCGAGCTGTTTGCACGTCACCACGCTGATACGATAATAGAATTTGAAAAAGATATAGTAGAAAATTTTGATAATTTTATTGAAAAAATAGCGTCAACTACTTGCTTAAATAAAAGTGAAATATCAGGTTATGAGAAGATAAAAATCACTCCTGAGGCAAAGAAATATAGCATCGAAGAAGTGGCATGGTTAGAAAATGTAGAAAAAGAGTGTGACAGTGTACTTGATCATTTGGGTATCAATAACATGTCGCCACAGCAGATATTAAATGCAAAATTCCACACACTTTATCCTGAAAAAAGAAAAATATTTTCAAATGAATTATTAGCAAGCCATTACCAACTAGAAAAAATTCGAATAAGCTTACAAGGCCAATTAGATATTGAAAGGGAAACACCGCTTTTAAAAAGAATACGCTTAAGTCTAAAAAGAAAGCTTCATAAGTTTCGCTTTTCCAGACAGGCATAA